From a single Ornithodoros turicata isolate Travis chromosome 8, ASM3712646v1, whole genome shotgun sequence genomic region:
- the LOC135366062 gene encoding uncharacterized protein LOC135366062 produces MNMYGSSLLDMKEKSKRSPVVKVVNFILHKVFRREKRGSLDGPSSDQGSYLSYSEIDLESLSSAMRRTQGMFRKPLTPPLKPPRHISLGADEFWTPPSSARFDFRRLQVSKRIQTKDAAVEACEDDIDHRLDQEDKYSVTYGSHGLQVTPPRNVSRRSKKPPPLKPATIVPVRYVPAEGRSPCPRRALFACSCRRSPERTTDGNARQRPVRHHDVGLTPSVEKHVATSTKENAFLKWDDFIGSEDPQDYLYSEATSSRRSSRRLKGFQKRPCVDGVATTSPRKTHDSVQDCLSRRPATSPGTGKASGSRSKRRPIKTDDRPPTLYSTSYLKAASAYWDMGTSTSKVYRANGQSSLVQGRHKWPKDRGDGSSRLAETCPFSRFRQTGYSGAAMASGDEAALSRVHLRRAKVL; encoded by the exons ATGAACATGTACGGGTCGTCGCTGCTGGATATGAAGGAAAAGTCGAAACGATCCCCCGTGGTAAAGGTTGTCAACTTCATCCTCCACAAGGTCTTTC GTCGCGAGAAACGAGGATCATTGGATGGTCCTTCCTCTGACCAAGGAAGCTACCTATCGTACTCCGAGATCGACCTCGAAAGCCTCAGCTCTGCGATGCGGCGGACACAGGGAATGTTTAGAAAACCGCTGACGCCTCCGCTCAAGCCTCCGAGGCACATCTCGCTCGGTGCAGACGAATTCTGGACGCCGCCATCGTCTGCGCGTTTTGATTTTCGTAGACTACAAGTTTCCAAACGCATACAAACGAAGGATGCCGCAGTCGAAGCATGCGAAGATGACATTGATCATCGTCTGGATCAGGAGGACAAATATTCTGTGACATACGGTAGTCATGGATTGCAAGTAACGCCTCCCCGAAACGTTTCGAGACGTTCTAAGAAGCCACCACCATTAAAACCGGCCACAATTGTGCCCGTGAGATACGTGCCGGCAGAAGGGAGGTCTCCGTGTCCCAGGCGTGCGCTGTTCGCGTGTTCCTGCAGGCGCTCTCCAGAAAGAACTACAGACGGCAATGCTCGTCAGAGACCTGTACGACATCATGACGTGGGTCTAACACCGAGCGTGGAGAAGCATGTAGCCACATCCACTAAAGAAAATGCGTTTCTGAAGTGGGACGACTTCATTGGCAGTGAAGATCCACAAGATTATCTGTACTCGGAAGCGACATCTTCAAGGAGAAGCTCGAGGAGACTCAAAGGTTTCCAGAAGAGGCCTTGTGTAGACGGTGTGGCGACCACGTCGCCTCGCAAGACCCATGATTCTGTTCAGGATTGTCTGAGTCGAAGACCTGCGACAAGTCCTGGTACAGGTAAAGCGTCGGGTTCCCGATCTAAAAGACGTCCCATAAAGACCGATGACCGACCGCCGACTCTGTACTCGACGTCGTACTTGAAGGCCGCTTCAGCATATTGGGACATGGGTACTTCTACGAGCAAGGTGTACAGGGCCAACGGGCAGAGCAGCCTTGTCCAGGGCAGGCACAAATGGCCAAAGGATCGTGGGGATGGATCGTCTCGATTGGCGGAGACCTGTCCGTTTAGTCGATTTCGACAAACTGGGTACTCCGGTGCCGCGATGGCCAGTGGAGACGAAGCTGCTCTAAGCAGGGTCCACCTTCGTCGCGCTAAAGTATTGTAG
- the LOC135366668 gene encoding uncharacterized protein LOC135366668 isoform X2, which yields MGFSITKLILLAVLTSIAATLLILPLVLRFSTFGETQVLIEYQDMIPIRRRVSTLWCENHTVHMDTASFSAYLMERESYLTEQTVQARRVHVAARPCRVYLVRGLAKLRACLRFIQGLPRRSKPPWNASHPIPPREGPASALPNRSKSCAAEAFVDIQTKCSRDEAISHDVLVEDYYFVLYVNNPFGHAYYNDVQLELSAWRKVFNRNMSLATCLEVHDCTLPLEFGSSQFVVVERPRRSVIHGEATLLTSRCNPRRKIYFLFHIAFAVLFIIIAFQ from the exons ATGGGATTTTCTATCACGAAGCTCATATTGCTCGCCGTGCTCACCAGTATCGCTGCCACGCTGCTTATTCTTCCACTGGTACTCCGATTCAGCACGTTTGGCGAGACACAG GTCCTCATCGAGTACCAGGACATGATACCAATCAGGAGGCGTGTGTCGACCTTGTGGTGCGAGAACCACACCGTGCACATGGACACTGCCAGCTTCAGCGCCTACCTCATGGAACGGGAAAGCTACCTCACGGAACAGACGGTGCAAGCGCGCCGTGTGCACGTGGCTGCCAG GCCCTGCAGGGTCTACCTTGTCCGAGGTCTAGCCAAACTCCGTGCGTGCCTGCGCTTTATACAAGGATT ACCGAGAAGATCAAAGCCTCCGTGGAACGCGTCCCACCCAATCCCACCTCGCGAAGGCCCCGCCTCTGCTCTGCCGAACAGGTCCAAGTCGTGTGCCGCGGAAGCCTTCGTGGACATCCAGACAAAGTGCAGCCGCGACGAAGCCATCTCGCACGACGTCCTTGTAGAAGACTATTACTTTGTTCTGTACGTCAACAATCCTTTTGGACACGCCTACTATAATGACGTGCAG CTCGAACTGTCAGCGTGGCGAAAGGTCTTCAACCGGAACATGAGCCTCGCCACCTGCCTAGAGGTGCACGACTGCACTCTGCCATTGGAGTTCGGATCATCTCAATTCGTGGTGGTGGAGCGGCCCAGACGATCCGTCATCCACGGTGAAGCCACGCTGCTCACGTCTCGTTGTAACCCTCGTCGGAAGATATACTTCCTTTTCCACATTGCCTTCGCTGTACTCTTCATCATCATCGCCTTCCAATAG
- the LOC135366668 gene encoding uncharacterized protein LOC135366668 isoform X1, giving the protein MGFSITKLILLAVLTSIAATLLILPLVLRFSTFGETQVLIEYQDMIPIRRRVSTLWCENHTVHMDTASFSAYLMERESYLTEQTVQARRVHVAARSFHYVSFYFLQSSRFLITSCPLRPCRVYLVRGLAKLRACLRFIQGLPRRSKPPWNASHPIPPREGPASALPNRSKSCAAEAFVDIQTKCSRDEAISHDVLVEDYYFVLYVNNPFGHAYYNDVQLELSAWRKVFNRNMSLATCLEVHDCTLPLEFGSSQFVVVERPRRSVIHGEATLLTSRCNPRRKIYFLFHIAFAVLFIIIAFQ; this is encoded by the exons ATGGGATTTTCTATCACGAAGCTCATATTGCTCGCCGTGCTCACCAGTATCGCTGCCACGCTGCTTATTCTTCCACTGGTACTCCGATTCAGCACGTTTGGCGAGACACAG GTCCTCATCGAGTACCAGGACATGATACCAATCAGGAGGCGTGTGTCGACCTTGTGGTGCGAGAACCACACCGTGCACATGGACACTGCCAGCTTCAGCGCCTACCTCATGGAACGGGAAAGCTACCTCACGGAACAGACGGTGCAAGCGCGCCGTGTGCACGTGGCTGCCAGGTCATTCCACTACGTGTCCTTTTACTTTCTGCAAAGTTCAAGGTTCCTTATCACGTCCTGCCCCCTCAGGCCCTGCAGGGTCTACCTTGTCCGAGGTCTAGCCAAACTCCGTGCGTGCCTGCGCTTTATACAAGGATT ACCGAGAAGATCAAAGCCTCCGTGGAACGCGTCCCACCCAATCCCACCTCGCGAAGGCCCCGCCTCTGCTCTGCCGAACAGGTCCAAGTCGTGTGCCGCGGAAGCCTTCGTGGACATCCAGACAAAGTGCAGCCGCGACGAAGCCATCTCGCACGACGTCCTTGTAGAAGACTATTACTTTGTTCTGTACGTCAACAATCCTTTTGGACACGCCTACTATAATGACGTGCAG CTCGAACTGTCAGCGTGGCGAAAGGTCTTCAACCGGAACATGAGCCTCGCCACCTGCCTAGAGGTGCACGACTGCACTCTGCCATTGGAGTTCGGATCATCTCAATTCGTGGTGGTGGAGCGGCCCAGACGATCCGTCATCCACGGTGAAGCCACGCTGCTCACGTCTCGTTGTAACCCTCGTCGGAAGATATACTTCCTTTTCCACATTGCCTTCGCTGTACTCTTCATCATCATCGCCTTCCAATAG
- the LOC135366667 gene encoding uncharacterized protein LOC135366667, which translates to MRVYSHHPFLALAFCAAAGVLFIYPFVLRYTVYKDSFIAMAITDMLPVRDRVSSTWCSGQELSMNHSFSAYVFRDRDTPAPTRSLERVITLNMTMVIPKQTYEYWGFYFLEGSSFTVSVCSRLSGAAFSLIRGTPPLRACLAALARKREGRDDSDEDSDEDELGSSPESDEQSSTLSSSEGMLINETHGIHVCNNALFHVPLRWTYSCGTPHDRQDHKHNITYHVKSSDFYYMFFASNPPLYVTPNTIDAKFYLNRTLYDTRFSVAKTGEETCKNVSQCTVNFGLGSDEYMVVQMDVNSTTPSWTSDVLTSKCLPRKGLYFVFYFVFGLFIMMAAFQG; encoded by the exons ATGCGTGTCTACTCTCACCATCCTTTCCTGGCCCTCGCCTTTTGCGCCGCAGCAGGCGTCCTCTTCATCTACCCGTTCGTCCTGCGCTACACAGTCTACAAGGACAGCTTCATCGCGATGGCCATCACGGACATGCTGCCAGTCAGAGACCGCGTATCTTCGACCTGGTGTTCGGGTCAGGAACTGTCCATGAACCATAGTTTTAGCGCTTACGTGTTCAGAGATCGGGACACGCCTGCCCCGACGCGCTCTCTGGAGAGGGTGATAACTCTCAACATGACCATGGTGATCCCAAAGCAGACGTACGAGTACTGGGGATTTTACTTCCTCGAAGGATCCAGCTTTACCGTGTCCGTCTGTTCGAGACTCTCCGGAGCGGCGTTCTCGTTGATTCGGGGAACGCCACCCCTCAGGGCGTGCCTTGCGGCGCTGGCCCGGAAACG GGAAGGCCGAGATGATTCTGACGAAGACTCCGACGAAGACGAACTTGGTTCCTCCCCCGAATCCGACGAGCAGTCCTCCACACTTTCAAGCAGCGAAGGGATGCTAATCAACGAGACCCACGGTATTCACGTCTGCAACAACGCCCTTTTCCACGTGCCGCTCAGGTGGACCTACAGTTGCGGCACTCCACACGACCGCCAGGACCACAAGCACAACATAACGTATCACGTGAAGAGTTCCGACTTCTATTACATGTTCTTTGCCAGTAATCCCCCTCTCTATGTGACGCCAAACACGATAGACGCCAAGTTTTATCTCAATCGAACATTGTACGATACGCGCTTTAGCGTCGCCAAGACGGGCGAGGAGACCTGCAAGAATGTGTCCCAGTGCACTGTGAACTTTGGTCTGGGTTCGGACGAGTATATGGTGGTCCAGATGGACGTCAATTCCACGACGCCGTCATGGACGTCGGATGTCCTAACATCCAAGTGCCTGCCTAGGAAGGGGCTATATTTCGTGTTTTATTTTGTGTTCGGTTTGTTTATTATGATGGCAGCCTTTCAGGGATGA
- the LOC135366666 gene encoding uncharacterized protein LOC135366666 has protein sequence MATESGPVKRCQTFCMRVSMLVALVAVLLGAMCLIMLRFPEKDLQMASTDMRLVEAVSNVWCGGQEFVSAHPFSVYRVSDPVPPPVPAAVNHLHHVIDLNMNVPSGKFHYLRYYLLPGSNVTIDVIADGPGGTLHAVRGEEELRRCIRALQEEDDDDDDDDDFYEEGTLRRRQPSFYRWAMKSKRIAADSTPNEFDGIIKPRPITARLSFRATAADLFYVLIVNENRAPQLLLSRSVTNFKIRIDMNRTVFGITPQDVICLEQTHCVYHVHFGAEDRLILHIPRERDAGNSVFTITTSCRPRVFFYALLFILIPILFLVFLGAVIRAFSYLANTSNEEGKYLRFRLFRDEESLRRRRRVEPTPEEAVTEEVLVCHLPGLDPPRTPPPCYTSLQERGDAVPENESLLQRPRPVVQPPRYSEVLLQEQLSSGDFSVDEPQATTSGTQDVSFRRAGRDDELITPVIC, from the coding sequence ATGGCGACCGAAAGCGGGCCGGTGAAACGCTGTCAAACTTTCTGCATGCGGGTCAGCATGCTGGTGGCCCTGGTGGCAGTCTTGCTGGGAGCCATGTGCCTGATTATGCTGCGCTTCCCGGAGAAAGACCTCCAGATGGCTTCCACGGATATGAGACTCGTGGAAGCCGTCTCCAACGTCTGGTGCGGCGGCCAGGAGTTCGTCTCGGCCCACCCGTTCAGTGTTTACCGCGTCAGCGACCCCGTCCCACCACCAGTTCCTGCAGCTGTGAACCACCTCCACCACGTGATAGATCTCAACATGAACGTACCTTCTGGAAAGTTCCATTACCTTCGCTACTATCTGTTGCCAGGCTCCAACGTTACCATTGACGTCATCGCTGACGGACCAGGTGGTACACTTCACGCCGTCAGGGGAGAAGAGGAACTTCGGAGATGCATCCGAGCTCTACAGGAGgaggacgatgacgacgacgatgacgatgatttctACGAAGAAGGAACGCTTCGACGTCGTCAGCCATCATTCTACCGCTGGGCAATGAAATCAAAAAGGATTGCCGCCGATTCGACTCCCAACGAGTTCGATGGAATTATTAAGCCTCGTCCTATCACCGCTAGATTGAGCTTTAGGGCTACAGCGGCTGACCTTTTTTACGTGTTAATTGTGAACGAAAACAGAGCACCGCAGTTGCTTCTGTCGCGTTCAGTAACGAACTTCAAGATCAGGATCGACATGAACCGAACGGTGTTTGGGATCACGCCGCAAGACGTCATCTGCTTAGAGCAGACACACTGTGTGTACCATGTCCATTTTGGAGCGGAAGACAGGCTTATCCTCCACATCCCGAGAGAACGCGACGCGGGAAACTCGGTCTTCACGATCACCACTTCTTGCCGGCCACGGGTGTTCTTCTACGCCCTTCTGTTCATCCTGATCCCCATTTTGTTCCTGGTGTTCCTGGGAGCGGTGATCAGGGCGTTCAGCTATCTCGCGAACACTTCGAACGAGGAGGGCAAGTACCTCCGTTTTAGGCTCTTCAGGGACGAAGAGAGTCTTAGAAGACGTAGGAGGGTGGAGCCCACCCCTGAGGAAGCTGTCACGGAGGAAGTCCTGGTCTGCCATCTCCCCGGACTGGATCCTCCCCGTACGCCGCCGCCGTGTTACACGTCACTGCAAGAGCGTGGGGATGCCGTGCCCGAGAACGAATCTCTCTTGCAGCGCCCGAGACCCGTTGTGCAGCCACCACGGTACTCCGAGGTGCTTCTACAAGAGCAGCTTTCCTCGGGTGACTTTAGTGTTGATGAGCCGCAAGCCACAACCTCTGGAACACAGGACGTCTCGTTCAGAAGAGCTGGTCGAGACGACGAACTAATAACGCCTGTCATTTGCTAA